In Camelus ferus isolate YT-003-E unplaced genomic scaffold, BCGSAC_Cfer_1.0 contig767, whole genome shotgun sequence, a genomic segment contains:
- the LOC116662617 gene encoding heat shock transcription factor, Y-linked-like — MAHVSSEIQDVSPKDGPNGSGKSCRSLLCDQTISGDLVLRSMIEENAFQTLCEEFLIKRPCYTHCVSEPDEDKDFCSLTFPRKLWKMVGSDQFQSIWWDDNGTSIVIDEDVFKKEVLERKAPFRIFETGSMKSLVRQLNLYGFSKVRQNLQRSASLADFLAEEKEVSVLRKLQFYHNPNFKRGCPQLLVKIKRRVGIKNDSLVSSLAQDFKKKHFKEGGNVDNHNSCFVVDTRGESAFLPSANLTMPLKRKPSTSHIIGDTSTPMRVDFSPASSMSVRPPEQIAVDQRVILNQLTTFHVDSQSSYTEENGRVVNFITTKTSNSQYSTLSPKQSKYLGLMVEPSTFPNRYHNLSANEGPFSKLQAESNPWFPVPVIVDTSAISLSRPTHQPTAGYDRHPNYNCSARGLPDYTG; from the exons atggcacatgtttcttcagaaattcaagatgtGTCTCCTAAAGATGGACCAAATGGTTCAGGAAAGTCCTGTAGATCTCTATTGTGTGATCAAACAATCTCTGGGGACTTGGTTTtgaggtctatgattgaagaaaatgcttttcagactttgtgtgaagaattcttgataaaaagaccatgttacacacattgtgtctctgaaccagatgaagataaagatttttgttctctgacatttccaagaaaactctggaaaatggttgggagtgaccaatttcaatccatctggtgggatgataatggaacttccatagtgatcgatgaagatgtctttaagaaggaagttttggaaagaaaggcccctttcagaatatttgaaactggaagtatgaaaagtttagttaGACAGCTTAACCTTTATGGGTTTAGTAAAGTGCGGCAGAATTTACAAAGATCTGCTTCTCTagctgactttctggcagaagaaaaagaagtctctgttttaagaaag CTGCAGttctatcataatccaaattttaaacgaggctgtccccagcttttagtgaaaataaaaagaagagttgggattaaaaatgaTTCCCTGGTATCTTCATTGGctcaagatttcaaaaagaagCACTTTAAAGAAGGGGGTAATGTGGATAATCATAATTCTTGTTTTGTGGTTGATactagaggagaaagtgcatttttaccttctgcaaatttaACCATGCCTCTAAAAAGAAAGCCCTCTACTAGCCACATAATTGGTGATACAAGTACCCCGATGAGagttgatttttctcctgcatcttcaATGTCAGTTAGACCACCAGAACAAATTGCAGTGGATCAACGtgttattttaaatcagttgaccactttCCACGTGGACTCACAAAGCAGCTACACTGAAGAAAATGGCcgtgttgtgaatttcattacaactaAAACTTCTAATTCTCAGTATAGCACCTTATCTCCCAAACAGAGCAAGTATCTTGGACTGATGGTGGagccttctacttttccaaatagatatcacAACCTATCGGCCAATGAAGGTCCTTTTTCTAAACTTCAAGCAGAGAGCAACCCATGGTTTCCAGTGCCAGTAATAGTTGATACATCAGCTATCTCTCTTTCACGGCCAACTCATCAGCCAACTGCAGGATATGATCGACATCCTAATTACAACTGTTCTGCCAGAGGACTACCAGATTATACAGGATAA